A single window of Hyphomicrobiales bacterium DNA harbors:
- the ycgB gene encoding PF04293 family protein YcgB: MKADRPGHTHPLLFSGSDWDFDTIRRIYDAVEEAARDELGLDTYPNQIEVITTEQMLDAYSSTGMPQLYKHWSFGKQFAHHELVYRKGMRGLAYELVINSNPCISYVMEENTAMMQTLVIAHAAFGHNHFFKNNYLFRQWTDAEGIRDYLEFAKGYVAACEERYGQAAVEQLIDAAHSLMNQGVHRYPRRQRLDLKAEEQREAERHAYQERFYNDLWRTVPTGTQQASRQSEDKRRALLELPEENILYFLEKTAPKLAPWQREILRIVRHVAQYFYPQSQTKVMNEGCATYCHYRIMTRLHKQGSINDGAFLEFLQSHTNVVAQPAFDTPYYNGINPYALGFAMMQDITRICNDPSDEDREWFPDIAGKGDADNVLKHIWANYRDESFIAQFLSPRLIREWRIFHVTDDASKNALEIAAIHDERGYRRIRRALARQYDIAWQQADIQVVDVDLAGDRHLILQHEVINGILLAEGDTTQVLQNLASLWGYNVILREVDPVTGKVLKEHVARATPAIAA; this comes from the coding sequence ATGAAGGCTGACCGGCCCGGCCACACGCATCCGCTCCTGTTTTCCGGCTCGGATTGGGATTTCGACACGATCCGCCGCATCTATGACGCGGTGGAGGAGGCGGCACGGGACGAACTCGGGCTCGATACCTATCCCAATCAGATCGAGGTCATCACGACGGAGCAGATGCTGGACGCCTATTCGTCCACAGGCATGCCGCAGCTCTACAAGCACTGGTCGTTCGGCAAGCAGTTCGCCCATCACGAACTCGTCTATCGCAAGGGTATGCGGGGGCTCGCCTATGAGCTCGTCATCAACTCCAATCCCTGCATCAGCTATGTGATGGAGGAGAACACGGCGATGATGCAGACCCTCGTCATCGCCCATGCCGCCTTTGGTCATAACCATTTTTTCAAGAACAACTATCTGTTCAGGCAATGGACGGACGCCGAGGGCATTCGTGACTATCTCGAGTTTGCCAAAGGCTACGTCGCGGCTTGCGAGGAGCGCTACGGCCAGGCCGCGGTCGAACAGCTCATCGATGCCGCACATTCCCTGATGAACCAGGGGGTCCATCGCTATCCCCGGCGGCAGCGGCTGGATCTCAAGGCTGAGGAGCAGCGGGAGGCGGAGCGCCATGCCTATCAGGAGCGCTTCTACAACGATCTGTGGCGCACCGTGCCGACAGGGACGCAACAAGCCTCGCGCCAGAGTGAGGACAAGCGTCGCGCGCTCCTGGAGCTACCGGAAGAGAACATTCTTTATTTCCTGGAGAAAACGGCCCCCAAGCTCGCGCCATGGCAGCGTGAGATCCTGCGCATCGTCAGACATGTTGCCCAGTATTTCTATCCGCAGTCCCAGACGAAGGTAATGAACGAGGGCTGCGCAACCTATTGTCACTACCGCATCATGACTCGCCTGCATAAGCAAGGTTCCATCAACGACGGGGCTTTCCTCGAGTTCCTGCAGTCGCACACCAATGTGGTGGCGCAGCCGGCATTCGACACGCCTTATTACAATGGCATCAATCCCTATGCGCTCGGCTTTGCGATGATGCAGGATATCACGCGTATCTGTAACGATCCGAGCGATGAGGATCGGGAGTGGTTTCCGGATATCGCGGGCAAAGGCGATGCCGACAATGTCCTCAAGCACATCTGGGCGAATTATCGCGACGAGAGCTTCATTGCGCAGTTTCTGAGCCCACGGCTGATTCGCGAATGGCGTATTTTCCATGTGACGGACGACGCCAGCAAGAATGCCCTCGAGATTGCAGCCATCCATGACGAGCGTGGATACCGACGCATTCGCCGGGCGCTGGCGCGCCAGTACGACATCGCATGGCAGCAGGCCGATATCCAGGTCGTGGACGTGGATCTCGCCGGCGACCGCCACCTCATTCTGCAGCATGAGGTGATCAACGGCATCCTCCTTGCCGAGGGTGATACCACGCAGGTGCTACAGAACCTTGCCAGCCTGTGGGGGTACAATGTTATCCTGCGAGAGGTCGATCCAGTGACCGGGAAGGTGCTAAAGGAGCACGTCGCGAGGGCAACGCCTGCCATCGCGGCATAG
- a CDS encoding Anti-sigma regulatory factor (Ser/Thr protein kinase), protein MTAAPANIVICAGQPVDTGGLRGAFPEELVPAVRTALRDWLSAFSSFIGYSSATAGADILFGEEVLALGGQLNIVLPCEIGDFVEQYVAPAGEAWVARFHALRARASRVEISCEERLLGDETLVRFNNQILQGLARLEADRVKAETHLVIVCNLGIPAEPGSPTDFMVNWPDDERLTVIDLDALASASGVATRLEAGIAADIDADMIFGTSPRSIRAIMFADIATFTKTFQDDQLPLLWDFLAEAQQTIESSAKPPILINAWGDGVHAAAETAHDLADYAAALAASVLEIDPGAYGLSARPRFRIALHAGPVFVGLHPLTGHGMIYGHHVNRAARIEPVALPGQMYASRYFVALLRAEMDARAYAAREAGEAYTPRYRADYIGQIDLPKHFGREAVYRLVDLNAAAVASDEPQSTMKRPPAPRLDLTVKNDLSEISRLAEEIDAFCNEAGLGEETAYAVNLALDELLTNTISYGFKDQTAHTIDVTLSFESNVLVVTIVDDGVAFDPSVPSNPDIDAALEDRDIGGLGMHFVHTVMDAVDYRRHDGHNELTLKKNVAAPARDTAR, encoded by the coding sequence ATGACTGCTGCCCCTGCCAATATCGTCATCTGCGCCGGGCAGCCAGTCGACACGGGCGGGCTTCGTGGCGCCTTTCCCGAGGAACTCGTTCCCGCCGTCCGCACTGCGTTGCGCGACTGGTTATCAGCCTTTTCCAGCTTCATCGGCTACAGCTCGGCCACCGCAGGTGCTGACATCCTGTTCGGCGAGGAGGTTCTGGCGCTCGGCGGCCAGCTTAACATCGTCCTTCCCTGTGAGATCGGTGATTTCGTAGAACAGTATGTCGCGCCTGCCGGCGAGGCATGGGTCGCGCGCTTCCATGCCTTGCGCGCACGTGCATCACGCGTCGAGATCAGCTGCGAGGAGCGTCTCCTCGGGGATGAAACCCTGGTGCGCTTCAACAACCAGATCCTGCAGGGGCTGGCGCGGCTGGAGGCGGACCGCGTCAAGGCCGAGACCCATCTCGTCATCGTGTGCAACCTCGGCATTCCGGCCGAGCCGGGAAGTCCCACGGATTTCATGGTCAACTGGCCGGATGACGAGCGCCTCACCGTCATCGATCTGGACGCTCTTGCCAGCGCGTCCGGCGTGGCGACCCGTCTCGAGGCCGGGATCGCCGCCGACATCGACGCGGATATGATCTTTGGCACAAGTCCGCGCTCCATTCGCGCCATCATGTTCGCCGATATCGCCACCTTCACGAAGACATTCCAGGATGACCAGCTGCCGCTTCTCTGGGACTTTCTCGCCGAGGCCCAACAGACGATTGAGAGTAGCGCCAAGCCGCCGATCCTTATCAATGCCTGGGGCGACGGTGTGCACGCTGCCGCCGAAACGGCCCATGATCTGGCCGACTACGCCGCCGCGCTCGCCGCAAGCGTGCTCGAGATCGACCCAGGCGCCTACGGCCTGTCGGCCCGGCCGCGCTTCCGCATCGCCTTGCACGCCGGACCCGTCTTCGTCGGCCTTCATCCCCTGACCGGCCATGGCATGATCTATGGCCACCATGTCAACCGCGCGGCGCGTATAGAGCCGGTTGCGCTCCCCGGCCAGATGTATGCGTCGCGTTATTTCGTGGCGCTGCTGCGCGCCGAGATGGATGCGCGCGCCTACGCGGCGCGGGAGGCAGGGGAGGCATACACACCACGCTACCGGGCCGACTACATCGGCCAGATCGACCTGCCCAAGCATTTCGGCAGAGAAGCCGTCTACCGTCTCGTTGATCTCAACGCAGCCGCTGTCGCGTCGGATGAGCCCCAATCCACCATGAAGCGCCCGCCCGCCCCTCGCCTCGATCTCACTGTCAAAAACGATCTCAGCGAAATCAGCCGATTGGCGGAGGAGATCGATGCCTTCTGCAACGAGGCCGGTCTCGGCGAGGAGACAGCCTATGCAGTCAATCTCGCGCTGGACGAGCTCTTGACCAATACGATCAGCTACGGGTTCAAGGATCAGACCGCACACACCATAGATGTCACGCTCTCGTTCGAGAGTAACGTTCTCGTCGTCACGATCGTGGACGACGGCGTGGCATTCGACCCCTCGGTTCCTTCGAACCCCGATATCGACGCGGCGCTTGAGGATCGCGATATCGGCGGGCTCGGGATGCATTTTGTCCATACCGTGATGGACGCTGTCGACTATCGCCGACACGATGGGCATAACGAACTCACGTTGAAAAAGAATGTCGCCGCTCCCGCACGCGATACAGCAAGGTAG
- the btrV gene encoding putative anti-sigma factor antagonist BtrV (Evidence 3 : Putative function from multiple computational evidences), translating into MDIERLEIDGVSVAAPIGRVDSNTARELETVLVPLFDEAKAIAVDFERLTYISSAGLRVVLIAAKLSKAKNVPLALSGLSQPVREVFQISGFAKLFAIHDNRAQAVAALAKG; encoded by the coding sequence TTGGATATTGAACGGCTTGAAATCGACGGCGTGAGTGTGGCGGCTCCAATCGGGCGCGTCGATAGCAACACGGCCCGCGAGCTTGAGACGGTGCTCGTGCCGCTCTTCGACGAGGCGAAGGCGATTGCCGTGGATTTCGAACGCCTCACCTACATATCGAGCGCCGGCCTGCGCGTGGTTCTTATCGCCGCCAAGTTATCCAAGGCCAAGAATGTGCCGCTCGCCCTCTCCGGTCTGTCGCAACCCGTGCGGGAGGTGTTTCAGATTTCCGGCTTCGCCAAGCTTTTTGCGATCCACGACAACCGCGCGCAGGCGGTAGCGGCATTGGCGAAGGGATAG
- the bktB gene encoding Beta-ketothiolase BktB, translating to MEAMTRTVVIAAGVRTAIGDMGGALADVPPTVLGTAVAKEAIARAGLDASDIEQTIFGQVIHTAPEDMYVSRVVALNAGVPKTSPALTLNRLCGSGLQAVVSAAEQILLGNAQVALAGGTESMSRAGHLLTEARSGRKMGDVRAIDMMVGALTDPFGSGHMGITAENVAEQYKIDRATQDAFAVESHRRAARAIAEGRFKEQILPLTVKKGRSEAVFDTDEHVRANATLEDMTRLRAAFRKDGSVTAGNASGVNDGAAALVLVEAETAMAKGLKPLARFVAYGLGGVAPEVMGLGPIPAVKQALARAELTVADLAVIESNEAFAAQACAVAQELGFDPGTTNPNGGAVALGHPIGASGAIILIKLIYELRRIKGRYGLATMCIGGGQGIAVIVENPEAG from the coding sequence ATGGAAGCCATGACAAGGACTGTGGTGATCGCGGCTGGAGTTCGGACGGCGATCGGCGATATGGGCGGCGCGCTGGCCGATGTGCCGCCGACGGTGCTGGGTACCGCGGTGGCGAAGGAGGCGATCGCGCGGGCTGGACTTGATGCATCGGACATCGAACAGACGATCTTCGGCCAGGTCATCCACACCGCACCGGAAGACATGTATGTCAGCCGTGTTGTGGCCCTGAACGCCGGTGTCCCGAAAACATCCCCGGCTCTGACCCTCAACCGGCTTTGTGGATCGGGCTTGCAGGCCGTTGTGTCGGCGGCGGAGCAGATTCTACTTGGTAACGCGCAAGTTGCCCTGGCCGGCGGCACCGAAAGCATGAGCCGCGCAGGTCATCTGCTGACGGAGGCCCGTAGCGGCCGGAAAATGGGCGATGTCCGCGCCATCGACATGATGGTCGGCGCGCTGACGGACCCCTTTGGAAGCGGCCATATGGGGATCACAGCCGAGAATGTCGCCGAGCAGTACAAGATTGATCGCGCAACGCAGGATGCCTTTGCGGTGGAGTCGCATCGCCGCGCAGCGCGGGCTATTGCCGAGGGGCGTTTCAAAGAGCAGATCTTGCCGCTGACCGTGAAGAAGGGGCGTAGCGAGGCGGTTTTCGATACCGATGAGCATGTTCGGGCGAACGCGACATTGGAGGACATGACGCGGCTTCGGGCCGCTTTTCGCAAGGACGGCAGCGTCACGGCGGGTAATGCCAGCGGTGTCAATGACGGTGCGGCCGCGCTCGTTCTGGTTGAGGCCGAGACAGCGATGGCGAAGGGTCTGAAACCACTGGCTCGCTTCGTTGCTTATGGTCTCGGCGGTGTTGCGCCGGAGGTTATGGGCCTCGGCCCCATTCCGGCCGTGAAACAGGCACTGGCACGCGCGGAGCTGACGGTCGCTGATCTCGCGGTTATCGAATCGAATGAAGCTTTTGCAGCCCAAGCTTGCGCAGTCGCGCAGGAGCTTGGCTTCGATCCCGGGACAACCAATCCGAACGGCGGAGCCGTCGCTCTCGGGCATCCCATAGGCGCGTCAGGCGCCATCATCCTGATCAAGCTGATCTATGAGCTGCGCCGCATCAAAGGCCGCTATGGTCTGGCGACGATGTGCATCGGGGGCGGGCAGGGGATCGCGGTGATCGTGGAAAATCCAGAGGCTGGATAG
- a CDS encoding Alanine racemase, with translation MTPRSSQVVALAHDTLIDSAFHSTPKVSGIAEACLQVDLAAIRANFAQMQRRFTGRAVTAVVKSNAYGLGLEPVVASLSAAGCDTFWVDDIEEALRVRAMAPSATVYTLLGLAGREPLAFVKAGVIPVLVSVAEVRAVAAFAATSGVPMPVAVQIDTGLGRLGLTGEEVLDRAMLGALWRHLDVRAWVSHLAAFDRPDDASNDDQYSRLLRWLAELPQAPVSLASSSGVYWPSSWHFDIARVGSALYGVQTSRIWQDGLQPCYRLSGHILRVADYAAGSRVGYAGTELKRASRIATVPIGYANGLPQRFGQGLQARVGDVLVDTVGGIAMNLTMVDVTDIKPQDLAACSEVVFLDGGLPLEPLARACNCAPNALLTAIGAGTRKIYRE, from the coding sequence ATGACGCCGCGGAGCAGTCAGGTGGTCGCCCTTGCGCACGATACGCTGATCGATAGTGCCTTTCATTCTACCCCGAAAGTTTCGGGAATTGCCGAGGCGTGCCTGCAAGTTGATCTTGCGGCCATCCGTGCCAATTTCGCACAGATGCAGCGCCGTTTCACCGGGCGCGCGGTCACGGCGGTCGTCAAATCCAATGCCTATGGCCTTGGGCTCGAGCCAGTGGTCGCCAGCCTCTCCGCCGCCGGCTGCGACACTTTCTGGGTCGATGATATCGAGGAAGCGCTGCGCGTACGGGCCATGGCGCCATCCGCAACCGTATATACGCTGCTCGGTCTGGCCGGACGCGAGCCCCTCGCATTCGTGAAGGCCGGTGTTATCCCGGTTCTCGTGAGCGTCGCCGAGGTGCGTGCGGTTGCGGCTTTTGCGGCCACCTCCGGCGTGCCCATGCCGGTCGCGGTTCAGATCGACACCGGGCTGGGGCGTCTTGGTCTGACAGGCGAGGAGGTGCTCGACAGGGCGATGCTCGGCGCCTTGTGGCGCCATCTCGATGTCAGGGCGTGGGTCTCGCATCTCGCGGCCTTCGACCGCCCGGACGATGCCAGCAACGACGACCAGTACAGTCGGTTGCTTCGTTGGCTGGCCGAACTCCCGCAAGCTCCCGTCAGTCTCGCTTCGTCGTCGGGGGTCTACTGGCCATCGTCATGGCATTTCGATATCGCGCGTGTCGGCAGCGCGCTCTACGGCGTGCAGACTTCCCGCATCTGGCAGGACGGTCTGCAGCCCTGTTACCGCCTGTCCGGGCATATCCTGCGTGTCGCCGACTACGCCGCAGGCAGTCGGGTTGGCTATGCCGGCACCGAACTCAAGCGCGCGTCACGTATCGCAACGGTCCCAATTGGCTACGCCAATGGTTTGCCACAGCGCTTCGGACAGGGTCTCCAGGCCCGTGTCGGGGATGTTCTTGTGGACACGGTCGGCGGAATCGCCATGAATCTGACGATGGTCGATGTCACTGACATCAAGCCCCAGGATCTCGCTGCGTGTTCCGAGGTCGTTTTCCTCGACGGCGGGCTGCCGCTCGAGCCTTTGGCAAGAGCCTGCAATTGTGCTCCAAACGCGCTGCTCACCGCCATCGGCGCCGGTACGCGTAAGATCTATAGAGAGTAA
- a CDS encoding N-acetyltransferase domain-containing protein — MGTMGAIVSDFMDHRGTDGPPEAVPAARLLSWRPLAADDLDAIYALHVQAIDAMGDSALVKPETRAFFAGILAGGGRIVGAFDDKGLAAYGVLQLDLPPSEDARPVIGLGPSIKLAKFAGASVRPSDWGRRLHGALIDQRLEAARGADVAQVYATAAPGNARSWTNLLDAGFHIRALKRKYGGHWRYLVFRAVEKMSPPSTAEAGIWSAATDTGKVQMLLAEGHAGVAWRRRDDGGYDILFTRQA; from the coding sequence ATGGGAACGATGGGGGCGATCGTCAGTGATTTCATGGATCACCGCGGGACCGATGGCCCGCCGGAGGCGGTCCCCGCGGCGAGGCTCCTGTCCTGGCGGCCGCTTGCCGCCGATGATCTCGATGCCATCTATGCGCTGCATGTTCAGGCGATTGACGCCATGGGCGACTCTGCATTGGTCAAGCCGGAGACGCGCGCTTTTTTCGCGGGCATTCTGGCGGGTGGCGGTCGAATCGTCGGTGCCTTCGATGACAAGGGACTGGCTGCCTATGGCGTGTTGCAGCTCGACCTTCCGCCATCGGAGGACGCCCGGCCCGTGATCGGCCTCGGGCCTTCGATCAAGCTTGCCAAATTCGCCGGCGCTTCGGTGCGCCCTTCTGATTGGGGAAGGCGGCTCCACGGCGCGCTCATCGACCAGCGGCTGGAGGCCGCGCGGGGTGCCGATGTTGCGCAGGTCTATGCCACGGCGGCTCCCGGTAACGCGCGCAGTTGGACCAATCTTCTCGATGCAGGTTTCCACATTCGCGCGCTGAAGCGCAAATACGGCGGTCATTGGCGGTATCTGGTGTTCCGGGCCGTCGAGAAGATGTCTCCTCCGTCCACGGCTGAGGCTGGCATCTGGAGCGCTGCCACAGACACCGGAAAAGTCCAGATGCTGCTCGCGGAAGGTCACGCGGGCGTGGCTTGGCGCAGGCGCGATGATGGCGGTTACGACATCCTCTTTACGAGGCAGGCATGA
- a CDS encoding putative ABC transport system substrate-binding protein (Evidence 3 : Putative function from multiple computational evidences) — protein MRRRSFLQFAAGGTAALAAGHAFAQARNGPFKIYRITYRGRTEVEDGFDDYLAANRVEATFIERDADRGRAKLGDFVEEIRQLKPDLVYTWGTPVTLGVAGRYDAADKAAFITDTPIVFTLVAAPVNAGIVPSLAEPGRNVTGAVHVVPTAIQLRAMGSYRPIVKLGVLYTETEQNSVAIVEEVKALQQSMKFELIPRQFRVDSAGRPIADGIEELIAEIKEAGANWLYLLPDTFLGTQYKRVVPAALKEKLPTFGAAELAIREGGALVGLVTRYYSVGQLAASKAVKILRQGLSPAQIPIESLKRFSLIINMPVAKELDLYPPIEMLNYAEVLTG, from the coding sequence ATGCGTCGTCGTTCGTTTCTCCAGTTTGCTGCTGGCGGTACGGCCGCTCTCGCGGCTGGCCACGCCTTTGCCCAGGCGCGCAACGGGCCTTTCAAGATCTATCGCATCACCTACCGTGGCCGCACCGAGGTGGAGGATGGCTTTGACGATTATCTCGCAGCCAACCGCGTTGAAGCAACCTTCATCGAGCGAGACGCCGATCGTGGTCGGGCCAAGCTCGGCGATTTCGTCGAGGAAATACGGCAGCTAAAGCCGGATCTCGTTTACACCTGGGGCACGCCGGTGACCTTGGGCGTGGCGGGGCGCTACGACGCGGCTGACAAGGCCGCTTTCATCACCGACACGCCGATCGTCTTCACCCTCGTCGCGGCCCCCGTCAACGCCGGCATCGTACCGAGCCTCGCCGAGCCCGGCCGCAATGTGACAGGCGCGGTGCATGTGGTGCCAACGGCGATCCAGCTCAGGGCGATGGGTTCCTACCGCCCGATCGTGAAGCTCGGCGTACTCTATACGGAGACCGAGCAGAACTCGGTCGCGATCGTCGAGGAAGTGAAAGCTCTCCAGCAGTCGATGAAGTTCGAGCTCATCCCGCGCCAGTTCCGCGTCGATTCAGCCGGCCGACCGATCGCTGACGGCATTGAGGAATTGATAGCGGAGATCAAGGAGGCCGGTGCGAACTGGCTCTATCTTTTGCCGGATACATTCCTCGGCACCCAGTACAAGCGCGTGGTGCCGGCGGCCCTCAAGGAGAAGCTTCCCACATTTGGCGCTGCCGAACTCGCCATCCGCGAGGGTGGGGCGCTGGTGGGGCTCGTGACACGCTATTATTCCGTCGGGCAGCTCGCGGCCTCGAAAGCCGTAAAGATCCTGCGCCAAGGCCTGTCGCCTGCGCAAATACCCATCGAAAGTCTCAAACGATTTTCGTTAATCATCAATATGCCGGTGGCTAAAGAGCTCGATCTCTATCCGCCGATCGAGATGTTGAACTACGCGGAAGTGCTGACGGGGTGA
- a CDS encoding putative MFS family arabinose efflux permease (Evidence 3 : Putative function from multiple computational evidences) has protein sequence MKSVRIQLSAVLVLVLVLGLAAFSWRTAGRAEKVLLPELQAKAATVADSVASLMGRALELGIPLDSLEGVGPYLERTVANNPDIAYVLLRGPGGKVLHAAGEIPAEVPAAGLGLNRAQSALSVAVRSGSTSQAVLTVGLDPAFGRKVVSELWIDLAIIMIVTALVALELMHIAFGAGLYGAIEGVETRLDTIAHDDLRLHAAVDGGSEFGRLAARIDRRLVDLHGRYAVLVARLAAQGEALRQAVVEGLRKEFKLGEGSSEAPVSVIAVRAPLFIFMLAEELTRPFLPIYIKDLATPIPGLSPDMVTSLPMVAFLAVVALSQPILGGVTDQLGRRTSLIIGAALGLAGYVGSAMATGLITLTLARMVSGLGFAAVFVSAQGFVIDHTNLRQRASGMAMFIGAILVAGLCGPPIGGMLADRLGIRATFVIAGLVAGASLVLALIAMPGGRNDDRRSVPKGPTIRWRDFGPILASPPLACLFFLCALPAKIILVAYCFFLVPLQMQALGAGQAATGRLLMVYPIAMVILVPAFAALASRLNQRAPFVALGGIVAGLSGLSVLISAEEPLVLALMLGLFGIGQAISIAPQSALVGEFGRELSGDISESSLYGIFRLVERTGNALGPAFAGFLLGRYGFTSAVVTIGLGMAFASAVFVAVFAYWRSSRHATVVQAE, from the coding sequence GTGAAGAGCGTCCGGATACAGCTATCAGCCGTGTTGGTCCTCGTGCTGGTCCTTGGCCTTGCTGCCTTCAGCTGGCGTACGGCGGGCCGTGCGGAGAAGGTGTTGCTGCCGGAACTTCAGGCAAAGGCCGCGACGGTGGCCGATTCGGTCGCGAGCCTGATGGGCCGCGCGCTTGAACTCGGCATTCCGCTCGACAGCCTTGAAGGTGTCGGACCCTATCTGGAGCGGACTGTCGCAAACAATCCCGATATCGCCTATGTGCTGTTGCGCGGCCCGGGAGGAAAGGTGCTGCACGCCGCGGGAGAGATCCCCGCCGAGGTGCCCGCTGCGGGCCTGGGGCTTAATCGCGCGCAATCGGCGTTGTCCGTAGCAGTCCGAAGCGGCTCGACCAGCCAGGCCGTGTTGACGGTTGGACTTGATCCGGCCTTCGGCCGCAAGGTGGTATCTGAACTCTGGATCGATCTCGCCATCATCATGATCGTGACGGCGCTGGTTGCGCTCGAGTTGATGCATATCGCCTTCGGCGCCGGGCTTTATGGCGCCATCGAGGGTGTCGAGACGCGGCTCGACACGATCGCCCACGATGATTTGCGCCTGCATGCCGCTGTCGATGGCGGCAGTGAATTCGGTCGTCTTGCAGCACGGATCGATCGGAGGCTCGTGGACTTGCACGGTCGCTATGCCGTCCTGGTCGCCCGCCTCGCCGCGCAGGGTGAAGCGCTGCGCCAAGCCGTCGTCGAAGGCCTGCGCAAGGAGTTCAAGCTTGGCGAGGGCTCCAGCGAAGCGCCGGTTTCGGTCATCGCGGTTCGCGCGCCACTCTTTATCTTCATGTTGGCGGAAGAGCTGACGCGGCCTTTCCTGCCGATCTACATCAAAGATCTCGCAACGCCGATCCCCGGGCTTTCACCGGACATGGTCACCAGCCTGCCGATGGTGGCGTTTCTTGCCGTCGTTGCGCTCTCCCAGCCTATCCTCGGTGGTGTGACGGATCAGCTCGGTCGGCGCACGAGCCTCATCATCGGCGCGGCACTTGGCCTTGCCGGCTACGTCGGGTCGGCGATGGCAACCGGTCTCATCACGCTGACCCTCGCCCGCATGGTATCAGGGCTTGGCTTCGCCGCCGTATTCGTCAGCGCGCAGGGCTTCGTCATCGACCACACGAATCTGCGCCAGCGCGCCAGCGGCATGGCCATGTTCATCGGCGCGATCCTCGTCGCGGGCCTGTGCGGCCCGCCAATCGGCGGCATGCTGGCTGATCGTCTCGGCATACGCGCGACCTTCGTTATCGCCGGCCTGGTGGCGGGAGCCAGCCTCGTTCTCGCGCTCATCGCCATGCCGGGTGGGCGCAATGACGACCGCCGGTCTGTGCCCAAGGGACCGACCATACGCTGGCGCGACTTTGGCCCTATCCTTGCCTCGCCGCCGCTGGCCTGCCTGTTCTTTCTATGCGCGCTTCCCGCCAAGATCATCCTCGTCGCCTACTGCTTCTTCCTCGTGCCTCTGCAGATGCAGGCACTCGGCGCAGGGCAGGCGGCAACAGGACGGCTCCTGATGGTCTACCCCATCGCCATGGTCATCCTGGTGCCGGCTTTCGCCGCGCTGGCGAGCCGTCTCAACCAGCGCGCACCCTTCGTGGCGCTTGGCGGCATCGTGGCCGGGCTCTCTGGCCTCAGCGTGCTCATCAGCGCGGAGGAACCGCTCGTTCTCGCGTTGATGCTCGGGCTGTTCGGGATCGGGCAGGCCATCAGCATAGCACCGCAGTCGGCACTCGTCGGCGAGTTCGGCCGTGAGCTCTCGGGCGATATCAGTGAGAGCTCACTTTATGGTATCTTTCGTCTCGTCGAACGCACGGGCAATGCGCTTGGGCCCGCATTTGCGGGCTTTCTTTTGGGGCGGTATGGATTTACCTCGGCCGTGGTGACCATCGGGCTTGGCATGGCCTTCGCTTCGGCTGTGTTTGTCGCCGTATTTGCCTACTGGCGATCGTCGCGTCATGCGACGGTCGTGCAGGCCGAATAA